Proteins from a genomic interval of Syngnathus acus chromosome 4, fSynAcu1.2, whole genome shotgun sequence:
- the ddx59 gene encoding probable ATP-dependent RNA helicase DDX59 isoform X1, which produces MFMPRALKVKRPAEDRNHILKRSKGDVDQDQNNGEVGSTTHVHQGLTDCKVEDNTVKPGRDPVTEVKIPLQEDQECSSSGTEKVEDNAVKPGGDPVDVVKIPLQEEEQECSASGTEEEEEPVKSFKKNQRWAEPGEPICVMCGRYGEYICDSTDSDVCSLECKARHLAQMGFGTGAEIFHQKDTNKDKESHQDELTTSSTDAFEINYSYKEDLFISGLTDVQVQHIKQELGIETQGRDVRRPIIEFAHCGFPATLNANLKSASYDVPTPVQMQMLPVGLTGRDVITSADTGSGKTIAFLLPVVLRAIKEQTQRVGSPVALILTPTRELAIQIERQAKEVVIGLPNMRTALLVGGMPLPPQLHRLKHSIKIVIATPGRLLEILKQKAVKLDKVKIVVVDEVDTMLKMGFQQQVLEVLEHVPEVHQTLLASATIPTGTEELAARLVRDPIRIAVGEKNQPCANVRQILLWVEEPSKKKKLFEILNDNKLYQPPVVVFVDCKLGADLLCEAVVKVTGLNTVAIHSDKSQLERNRILKGLLEGDFEVVISTGVLGRGLDLANVRVVVNFDMPNTMDEYVHQVGRAGRLGHRGTAITFLNNNNKRLFLGVVNRVKPTGTILPPQLLNSPHLYEQQRREKQQGKFGPGDTLVNKNNLIDIIKKHDRRKK; this is translated from the exons ATGTTTATGCCGAGAGCCCTTAAAGTGAAGAGACCAGCAGAGGACCGAAATCATATTTTGAAGAGGAGTAAAGGTGACGTAGATCAGGATCAGAACAATGGCGAAGTCGGCTCGACGACGCATGTTCACCAGGGGCTCACAGACTGCAAAGTCGAAGATAACACAGTAAAACCGGGTAGGGACCCAGTCACCGAGGTTAAGATCCCATTACAAGAGGACCAGGAGTGTTCTTCAAGTGGCACTGAAAAAGTTGAAGATAACGCAGTAAAACCAGGTGGGGACCCCGTCGATGTGGTTAAGATCCCATTACAAGAAGAGGAGCAGGAGTGTTCTGCAAGTGGTactgaagaagaggaagaaccgGTGAAGTCATTCAAAAAGAATCAGAGATGGGCAGAGCCAGGAGAACCTATCTGTGTGATGTGTGGTCGCTATGGAGAGTACATCTGTGACAGCACTGACAGTGATGTTTGCAGTCTGGAATGCAAAGCCCGCCACTTGGCCCAAATGGGCTTTGGGACTGGGGCAGAAATCTTTCATCAGAAGGACAcaaataaagataaagaaaGTCATCAAGATGAACTTACTACATCCTCTACAGATGCATTTGAAATAAACTATTCCTATAAAGAGGATTTGTTCATATCAGGGCTAACTGATGTGCAGGTGCAGCATATTAAACAAGAACTGGGCATTGAAACCCAGGGGAGAGATGTAAGGAGGCCAATCATAGAATTTGCACACTGCGGCTTCCCTGCTACTCTTAATGCCAACTTGAAGTCAGCTAGTTATGACGTGCCTACGCCAGTGCAGATGCAGATGCTGCCTGTTGGTCTCACTGGCAGGGATGTGATCACAAGTGCTGACACAGGGTCCGGCAAGACTATAGCTTTTCTCCTGCCAGTTGTCCTGAGGGCAATAAAG GAGCAAACTCAGAGAGTGGGCAGCCCAGTGGCACTCATCTTGACTCCGACCAGAGAACTGGCCATACAGATAGAGAGACAGGCTAAAGAGGTGGTGATTGGCCTGCCCAATATGAGAACTGCCCTGCTAGTGGGAGGCATGCCTCTACCCCCTCAGCTCCACCGACTCAAGCACAGCATTAAA ATCGTCATAGCAACCCCAGGGCGACTCCTCGAGATTTTAAAGCAGAAAGCTGTAAAGCTGGATAAAGTGAAGATTGTTGTGGTTGATGAG GTTGACACTATGCTTAAGATGGGCTTCCAGCAGCAGGTACTAGAAGTTTTAGAGCATGTCCCTGAAGTTCACCAGACCCTCCTGGCATCAGCCACCATCCCGACAGGGACAGAGGAGCTGGCGGCCCGACTGGTGCGTGATCCAATCCGTATTGCTGTAGGAGAGAAGAACCAGCCCTGCGCCAACGTCCGACAGATCCTGCTGTGGGTTGAGGAACCCTcgaaaaagaagaagctgtTTGAAATTCTCAAT GACAACAAGTTATACCAACCTCCAGTGGTAGTGTTTGTGGACTGCAAACTTGGTGCTGATCTGCTATGTGAAGCGGTTGTCAAGGTGACAGGACTCAATACAGTGGCAATCCACTCTGACAAGAGCCAGTTGGAACGTAATCGCATCCTCAAG GGGCTTCTGGAGGGGGACTTTGAGGTGGTGATCAGTACCGGCGTGCTTGGCAGAGGACTGGACTTGGCTAATGTCAGAGTGGTGGTTAATTTTGATATGCCGAACACCATGGATGAATATGTCCATCAG GTGGGAAGAGCGGGCCGTCTGGGACACAGGGGAACTGCCATCACCTTTcttaacaataacaacaaacgACTGTTTTTGGGGGTGGTGAATAGGGTCAAACCAACAGGAACCATCCTACCCCCACAGCTCCTCAACTCACCTCATCTCTATGAGCAgcagagaagagaaaaacagcaaggcaagTTTGGACCTGGTGACACACTGGTGAACAAAAATAACCTCATTGATATTATCAAGAAACATGACCGACGGAAAAAATAG
- the ddx59 gene encoding probable ATP-dependent RNA helicase DDX59 isoform X2, which translates to MFMPRALKVKRPAEDRNHILKRSKGDVDQDQNNGEVGSTTHVHQGLTDCKVEDNTVKPGGDPVDVVKIPLQEEEQECSASGTEEEEEPVKSFKKNQRWAEPGEPICVMCGRYGEYICDSTDSDVCSLECKARHLAQMGFGTGAEIFHQKDTNKDKESHQDELTTSSTDAFEINYSYKEDLFISGLTDVQVQHIKQELGIETQGRDVRRPIIEFAHCGFPATLNANLKSASYDVPTPVQMQMLPVGLTGRDVITSADTGSGKTIAFLLPVVLRAIKEQTQRVGSPVALILTPTRELAIQIERQAKEVVIGLPNMRTALLVGGMPLPPQLHRLKHSIKIVIATPGRLLEILKQKAVKLDKVKIVVVDEVDTMLKMGFQQQVLEVLEHVPEVHQTLLASATIPTGTEELAARLVRDPIRIAVGEKNQPCANVRQILLWVEEPSKKKKLFEILNDNKLYQPPVVVFVDCKLGADLLCEAVVKVTGLNTVAIHSDKSQLERNRILKGLLEGDFEVVISTGVLGRGLDLANVRVVVNFDMPNTMDEYVHQVGRAGRLGHRGTAITFLNNNNKRLFLGVVNRVKPTGTILPPQLLNSPHLYEQQRREKQQGKFGPGDTLVNKNNLIDIIKKHDRRKK; encoded by the exons ATGTTTATGCCGAGAGCCCTTAAAGTGAAGAGACCAGCAGAGGACCGAAATCATATTTTGAAGAGGAGTAAAGGTGACGTAGATCAGGATCAGAACAATGGCGAAGTCGGCTCGACGACGCATGTTCACCAGGGGCTCACAGACTGCAAAGTCGAAGATAACACAGTAAAACCGG GTGGGGACCCCGTCGATGTGGTTAAGATCCCATTACAAGAAGAGGAGCAGGAGTGTTCTGCAAGTGGTactgaagaagaggaagaaccgGTGAAGTCATTCAAAAAGAATCAGAGATGGGCAGAGCCAGGAGAACCTATCTGTGTGATGTGTGGTCGCTATGGAGAGTACATCTGTGACAGCACTGACAGTGATGTTTGCAGTCTGGAATGCAAAGCCCGCCACTTGGCCCAAATGGGCTTTGGGACTGGGGCAGAAATCTTTCATCAGAAGGACAcaaataaagataaagaaaGTCATCAAGATGAACTTACTACATCCTCTACAGATGCATTTGAAATAAACTATTCCTATAAAGAGGATTTGTTCATATCAGGGCTAACTGATGTGCAGGTGCAGCATATTAAACAAGAACTGGGCATTGAAACCCAGGGGAGAGATGTAAGGAGGCCAATCATAGAATTTGCACACTGCGGCTTCCCTGCTACTCTTAATGCCAACTTGAAGTCAGCTAGTTATGACGTGCCTACGCCAGTGCAGATGCAGATGCTGCCTGTTGGTCTCACTGGCAGGGATGTGATCACAAGTGCTGACACAGGGTCCGGCAAGACTATAGCTTTTCTCCTGCCAGTTGTCCTGAGGGCAATAAAG GAGCAAACTCAGAGAGTGGGCAGCCCAGTGGCACTCATCTTGACTCCGACCAGAGAACTGGCCATACAGATAGAGAGACAGGCTAAAGAGGTGGTGATTGGCCTGCCCAATATGAGAACTGCCCTGCTAGTGGGAGGCATGCCTCTACCCCCTCAGCTCCACCGACTCAAGCACAGCATTAAA ATCGTCATAGCAACCCCAGGGCGACTCCTCGAGATTTTAAAGCAGAAAGCTGTAAAGCTGGATAAAGTGAAGATTGTTGTGGTTGATGAG GTTGACACTATGCTTAAGATGGGCTTCCAGCAGCAGGTACTAGAAGTTTTAGAGCATGTCCCTGAAGTTCACCAGACCCTCCTGGCATCAGCCACCATCCCGACAGGGACAGAGGAGCTGGCGGCCCGACTGGTGCGTGATCCAATCCGTATTGCTGTAGGAGAGAAGAACCAGCCCTGCGCCAACGTCCGACAGATCCTGCTGTGGGTTGAGGAACCCTcgaaaaagaagaagctgtTTGAAATTCTCAAT GACAACAAGTTATACCAACCTCCAGTGGTAGTGTTTGTGGACTGCAAACTTGGTGCTGATCTGCTATGTGAAGCGGTTGTCAAGGTGACAGGACTCAATACAGTGGCAATCCACTCTGACAAGAGCCAGTTGGAACGTAATCGCATCCTCAAG GGGCTTCTGGAGGGGGACTTTGAGGTGGTGATCAGTACCGGCGTGCTTGGCAGAGGACTGGACTTGGCTAATGTCAGAGTGGTGGTTAATTTTGATATGCCGAACACCATGGATGAATATGTCCATCAG GTGGGAAGAGCGGGCCGTCTGGGACACAGGGGAACTGCCATCACCTTTcttaacaataacaacaaacgACTGTTTTTGGGGGTGGTGAATAGGGTCAAACCAACAGGAACCATCCTACCCCCACAGCTCCTCAACTCACCTCATCTCTATGAGCAgcagagaagagaaaaacagcaaggcaagTTTGGACCTGGTGACACACTGGTGAACAAAAATAACCTCATTGATATTATCAAGAAACATGACCGACGGAAAAAATAG